One window from the genome of Dermacentor silvarum isolate Dsil-2018 chromosome 5, BIME_Dsil_1.4, whole genome shotgun sequence encodes:
- the LOC119454174 gene encoding collagen alpha-5(IV) chain-like — protein sequence MRTFFTMSATNTTGSTTARSPFTVYGPPPVRTRPSVTKTRPVPSTPVVSSTPGVASTRGAPSMPGAPSIPSAPSIPGAPSIPGVPVAPGMASTPGAPSIPGAPSIPGAPSIPGVASTPGAPSIPGVPSTAGVASTPGAPSIPRAPSIPGVPATQGVASTPGAPSIPGAPSIPGAPSIPGVPSIPGVPATPGVASTPGAPSIPGVPSTAGAASTPGAPSIPSAPSIPGVPATQGVASTPGAPSIPGAPSIPGAPSIPGVPSIPGVPATPGVASTPGAPSIPGVPSTAGAASTPGAPSIPSAPSIPGVPATQGVASTPGAPSIPGAPSIPGAPSIPGVPSTAGVASTTVHDYDKYDHNHNEYDYNDNHDYDKYDHNDNHDYDHNHNYDDNKYDHNHEPRLHQNPAFYCTASVGTVAMVMPADGVCDYIFFDSLYTTSNKFTLIDTAPRDDLDVFLSAANSSRKTEHGVGINVR from the exons ATGAGAACATTTTTCACGATGTCCGCTACAAACACAACCGGGTCGACGACGGCCAGGAGCCCTTTTACAGTTTATGGACCTCCGCCCGTGCGTACAAGACCTAGCGTTACCAAAACCCGCCCTGTTCCGTCGACACCAGTCGTTTCCTCGACACCAGGCGTTGCCTCGACACGGGGCGCTCCTTCGATGCCGGGGGCTCCTTCGATACCGAGCGCTCCTTCGATACCGGGCGCTCCTTCGATACCGGGCGTTCCCGTGGCACCAGGCATGGCCTCCACACCGGGTGCTCCTTCGATACCAGGCGCTCCTTCGATACCGGGCGCTCCTTCGATACCAGGCGTTGCCTCGACACCGGGTGCTCCTTCGATACCGGGCGTTCCCTCGACAGCAGGTGTTGCCTCGACACCGGGCGCTCCTTCAATACCGAGAGCTCCTTCGATACCGGGCGTTCCCGCGACACAAGGCGTGGCCTCGACACCGGGCGCTCCTTCGATACCAGGCGCTCCTTCGATACCGGGCGCTCCTTCGATACCGGGCGTTCCTTCGATACCGGGCGTTCCCGCGACACCAGGCGTTGCCTCGACACCGGGCGCTCCTTCGATACCGGGCGTTCCTTCGACAGCAGGTGCTGCGTCGACACCGGGCGCTCCTTCGATACCGAGCGCTCCTTCGATACCGGGCGTTCCCGCGACACAAGGCGTGGCCTCGACACCAGGCGCTCCTTCGATACCAGGCGCTCCTTCGATACCGGGCGCTCCTTCGATACCGGGCGTTCCTTCGATACCGGGCGTTCCCGCGACACCAGGCGTTGCCTCGACACCGGGCGCTCCTTCGATACCGGGCGTTCCTTCGACAGCAGGTGCTGCGTCGACACCGGGCGCTCCTTCGATACCGAGCGCTCCTTCGATACCGGGCGTTCCCGCGACACAAGGCGTGGCCTCGACACCAGGCGCTCCTTCGATACCAGGCGCTCCTTCGATACCGGGCGCTCCTTCGATACCGGGCGTTCCCTCGACAGCAGGTGTTGCCTCGACAACGGTC CACGACTACGACAAGTACGACCACAACCACAACGAGTACGACTACAACGACAACCACGACTACGACAAGTACGACCACAACGACAACCACGACTACGACCACAACCACAACTACGACGACAACAAGTACGACCACAACCACGAGCCACGACTGCACCAAAACCCA GCATTCTACTGCACCGCATCCGTTGGCACTGTTGCAATGGTGATGCCTGCCGACGGTGTTTGCGACTACATCTTCTTCGACTCGCTCTACACGACCAGTAACAAATTCACCCTAATCGACACGGCACCCAGAGATGACCTGGATGTGTTTCTCAGCGCAGCCAACTCATCAAGGAAGACAGAGCATGGCGTCGGCATCAATGTCAGGTGA